The Deltaproteobacteria bacterium CG2_30_66_27 genome contains a region encoding:
- a CDS encoding transcriptional regulator yields MTTRRKAASRILEAVHETAGGLHQAGFIDKRRMREYDALCLAPVPDYSSKKIRALRERHKLSQAVLASVLNTSLSTIRQWEIGEKHPSGPSLKLLDLLDRKGLETLI; encoded by the coding sequence ATGACGACCAGACGTAAAGCCGCAAGCCGGATTCTGGAGGCGGTTCACGAAACCGCCGGCGGGCTCCACCAAGCAGGGTTCATCGACAAACGCCGGATGCGCGAGTACGACGCCCTGTGCCTTGCCCCGGTGCCCGACTATTCGAGCAAGAAAATTCGCGCCTTGCGGGAACGCCACAAATTGAGCCAAGCCGTGCTGGCATCGGTGCTGAACACCAGCCTATCGACGATCCGTCAGTGGGAGATCGGAGAAAAACATCCCAGCGGCCCGTCACTCAAGTTGCTCGACCTGCTCGACCGCAAGGGGCTTGAGACACTGATCTGA